GTAAGCCTCACGATCTCGGAAGCTGTCCTGGCGCTGCCGTCCGCGAGAGCTACGTATACTCTCGCCTCGTAGGGAGTAAGCCCTAAATCCTCGAGAGCTCTCCACGCGTCTTCTAGCTCTGCGAAATTCACGCATAAATGCTGAACACCATGTAGATAAGTTATTTGAGCCATGCTCGAGAGCTCTACTAGCCGTATCGCGTAGCTCATCTCGGTAAAAGTACAGAGGGTGGTTTCCGAGCACTTTCTGCTCCAGCGACCGGTAGCCACACCCACTTTCCCAAGCTCTTCGCACAATAAAAGCCATCCAGCTAGCTTTGCAGGCAACCTACCTCGCTCTGCAGAGTGCCAAGCCGTGAGCCGGCGCAGCGGTCGGGTAGGAGGGTTCATAAAACCGGGATCGTGTACCTTTCCAGGACTTCCTCGAACTCTTCGCGGAGCATCCTCATGGCCTTTGGGAGGAAGCGCATGATCGCCGATGCTGTGACGCCGTCTTCTCCGAGAGCCTCGGCTGCGAGGTCGCCCGCGAGGCCGTGCACGAAGACCCCCATCCGGGCTGCTTCGACGATGCCGAGCCCGAGGCCGTACATCGCGGCAATCGTGCCGGTGAGCACGTCGCCCGAGCCTGCGGTCGCCATGCCGGGGTTACCGGTGAGGTTCACGTACACGCGCCCGTCAGGCGTGCCGATGAGCGTGTGAGCACCCTTAAGAACGATGACTGCGTTGAAGTCTGCGGCCGCGCGGCGCAGGACAGAGACCTTATCCTTCTTCACTTCCTCGACGGAGAGGCCTGTGAGGCGGGACATCTCGCCGAGGTGGGGGGTGAGGATGGTGGGCGCTTCCCTGGACTTCACGCACTCCGGCTTCCTCGCTACCGCGGTGATGCCGTCGCCGTCCACGATGACGGGCTTGCTCACCTTCGACACGAGGTCGGCTGCGAGCCTCAAGGTCTCCTCGCTCGTGGAGAGGCCGGGGCCCACAGCCACGATGTCCGACTGCTCCGCCAGCTCGAGCAGCCTGTGTAGGTTGCTGTACGCGATGCTCCCGCTCGGCGTCTCCTCCAGCGGGATGTACACGACCTCGCTGCCCCTCGAGCCCAGGTGGGGGACGATGCTCCTCACGGTAGCGAGCCGGGAGTAGCCTCCGCCCGCCTTCAGGAAGCTCATAGACGCGAGGTAGGGCGCCCCGAGGTAGCCGGCAGCCCCAGCGACGAAGAGCGCTTTCCCGTAGTCCCCCTTGTGCGTGTCAGGCCTCCTGGGGGGCAGGGGCAACGGGTCGTTCGTCTCCACCTTGATCCTCTCGTCCTCCAGGAGCTGCGGCGGGTAGGAGAGCCGGGCCACGCAGAGGAGCCCGCTGTGCTCCGCGCCCGGGTAGATGAGGTTGCCCAGCTTCGGGAGCCCGCACGCGACAGTGTAGTCTGCGCTCACCGCAACCCCCAGCACCTGCCCCGTGTCCGCGTCGATGCCCGAGGGTACGTCGACGCTGACCACTAGAGCTCCGGACTCGTTGATGAGCTCAACCACGCGCTTGTAGAGCCCCTCCAGCGGCCGCTTGAGGCCCACTCCGAACAGCGCGTCCACGACGGCATCCGCCTCCGCGAGGCTCCCGGCAAGCTCCTCAAGGCTCTCCTCGCTCACCCAGCGGGCAGGGATGCCGGCTCTACGCACCCTCTCCAGGTTCAGCCTGGTGAGCTCGGCGAGCCTACCCTCCTCTCCCACCACGAAAACCTCGACTTCAGCCCCCATGCTGTGCA
This region of Thermofilum sp. genomic DNA includes:
- a CDS encoding NAD(P)H-hydrate dehydratase; translated protein: MKVASAEDIRRIDREAAELYGLTSEILMEHAGAAVARLIENVLGAAGSLVVVVAGPGHNGGDGLVAARVLHSMGAEVEVFVVGEEGRLAELTRLNLERVRRAGIPARWVSEESLEELAGSLAEADAVVDALFGVGLKRPLEGLYKRVVELINESGALVVSVDVPSGIDADTGQVLGVAVSADYTVACGLPKLGNLIYPGAEHSGLLCVARLSYPPQLLEDERIKVETNDPLPLPPRRPDTHKGDYGKALFVAGAAGYLGAPYLASMSFLKAGGGYSRLATVRSIVPHLGSRGSEVVYIPLEETPSGSIAYSNLHRLLELAEQSDIVAVGPGLSTSEETLRLAADLVSKVSKPVIVDGDGITAVARKPECVKSREAPTILTPHLGEMSRLTGLSVEEVKKDKVSVLRRAAADFNAVIVLKGAHTLIGTPDGRVYVNLTGNPGMATAGSGDVLTGTIAAMYGLGLGIVEAARMGVFVHGLAGDLAAEALGEDGVTASAIMRFLPKAMRMLREEFEEVLERYTIPVL